Genomic segment of Dehalobacter sp.:
GCCTGGGCAGTTTGTTCGATTTTCTCTTTTTGGGTAGCAGTTGGATTTGGCCAGGGAAAGTTGTTGTAGACGATCTGAGCGGAGTAACGGTATCGCATCTCCAATCGACCAGCAACCGTTCGCATCCATGCCATGTGAGTAGATGATGTAATTACACCAAACTCAAACAATGAAGCATCTGGAATCATCAAGTTTTGATCTCCACAAATTACATCAGGTTGGATGAAACCCATCGGGACATATCTACGGTTTTCTGATGATACTCTGGGAACTAAGATGTATTCAGTGTCCGGCTGCCGAATCTCCTGAAACAACATGGGTGTCTTAGCATCTTCACGAGTCGCAGCCTTAGTACTTGACAATCTAAACTCACGAATACTAGCAATTCTATTCATAATAGTAGGTATCTTTGAATATCTGATAGGAGAAATTGCTTTGAGCCAGAGACAATAACGAGGAATATTCTGGATATATTCCTTTGAACCCAAAAATGGCCGAATTAGATCGAATGCTTCAGGATAAGTCTTAACAAATTCTTGTTTTTGGCCTTCAGTGAAAAAGAAATTGCCATTGTCGGTTGGTTGACTTCCTTTGGTCATTATCGACACGTTGGATAATGGTTTACTTCTGCT
This window contains:
- a CDS encoding methylase — its product is VIVGFSWNEHNDKRIFLSDGSEKKVKRINPYLLDAPDVFVASRSKPLSNVSIMTKGSQPTDNGNFFFTEGQKQEFVKTYPEAFDLIRPFLGSKEYIQNIPRYCLWLKAISPIRYSKIPTIMNRIASIREFRLSSTKAATREDAKTPMLFQEIRQPDTEYILVPRVSSENRRYVPMGFIQPDVICGDQNLMIPDASLFEFGVITSSTHMAWMRTVAGRLEMRYRYSAQIVYNNFPWPNPTATQKEKIEQTAQAILDARELYPEASLADLYDELTMPPELRKAHTANDKAVWEAYGKPWPLGDEPACVAYLMRLYKKLGETVE